A portion of the Corynebacterium heidelbergense genome contains these proteins:
- a CDS encoding peptidoglycan D,D-transpeptidase FtsI family protein, which produces MIVDASTARFNKRVRIVLLIVVLVVLAMVLRLTWVQLIAGPNLAEQASQQRTAVIAEPAHRGQITDRNGQVLAYTMEARSLSVHPNRLRQYMEERHELYPDQAAAPDQRLDEIVRTLPGMIEEASKKNTSQRRPEIKEKDLRDTLTSNSTYEVLVRDVDPDVAQAVVSKFPEITAERQDVRMYPNGAVGQNVVGKISADNQGQFGLELAQDSHLQGINGSRTVDVAGDGYAIPGSTRDEHPAVDGDAYKLTIDLDAQTFVQQQVQQAREKSGAKAANAVVLDAQTGEIVAMASSDTINPNGDIQQQLRDKKVFGDRNTADTFEPGSVAKVMTAAAAIEEGKTAPDEVLQVPGSINMAGVTVKDAWQHGVLPLTTTGVFGKSSNVGTLMLAQRVGQDKMYEYFQKFGIGQPTDLGLPYESSGYMPALPQWSGGTFANLPIGQGMSVTMVQMASIYQALANKGVRVQPHLIKSIAAADGTNIPVPEPASTRVVSPSTAETAVNMFRGVTQADPTGLNRGTAPQAAIPGYQISGKTGTAQQINPDTGAYSNSAYWITFTGIAPADNPRFVVSLMLDNPQRGPDGGAGGTAAPLFNDIASWLLDHYNVPLSPDPGPMLRLQDH; this is translated from the coding sequence ATGATTGTGGACGCCAGTACGGCGCGCTTCAACAAGCGCGTTCGCATTGTGCTCCTCATCGTGGTCCTCGTTGTTCTCGCCATGGTGCTGCGGCTGACGTGGGTGCAGCTCATCGCGGGACCCAACCTGGCGGAGCAGGCCTCCCAGCAGCGCACCGCAGTAATTGCAGAACCGGCCCACCGGGGCCAGATCACGGACCGCAATGGGCAGGTGCTGGCGTACACGATGGAGGCCCGCAGCCTGTCGGTGCACCCGAATCGTCTGCGGCAGTACATGGAGGAGCGCCACGAGCTATATCCCGATCAAGCGGCGGCCCCGGACCAGCGGCTAGATGAGATTGTGCGCACCCTGCCCGGGATGATCGAGGAGGCCAGCAAGAAGAACACCTCGCAGCGTCGGCCGGAAATCAAGGAGAAGGACCTGCGGGATACCCTGACCTCTAACTCCACCTACGAGGTGCTCGTCCGCGACGTGGACCCGGATGTCGCCCAGGCGGTTGTAAGTAAGTTCCCAGAGATCACCGCGGAGCGCCAGGACGTGCGGATGTACCCCAATGGGGCCGTGGGCCAAAACGTGGTGGGCAAAATCAGCGCAGACAACCAGGGGCAGTTTGGGTTGGAGCTCGCCCAGGATTCGCACTTGCAGGGCATCAACGGGTCCCGCACGGTGGACGTGGCTGGAGATGGCTATGCCATCCCCGGGTCCACCCGCGACGAGCACCCCGCAGTCGACGGCGATGCGTACAAGCTCACGATCGACCTGGACGCCCAAACGTTCGTCCAACAGCAGGTGCAGCAGGCCCGGGAAAAGTCCGGCGCGAAAGCCGCCAACGCTGTCGTGCTCGACGCCCAAACCGGGGAGATTGTGGCGATGGCCAGCTCGGATACGATCAACCCCAACGGGGACATCCAGCAGCAGTTACGGGACAAGAAGGTGTTCGGGGACCGCAACACGGCCGATACCTTCGAGCCCGGATCCGTCGCTAAGGTCATGACCGCCGCCGCGGCCATCGAGGAGGGGAAGACGGCCCCCGACGAGGTCCTGCAGGTCCCAGGCAGCATCAACATGGCCGGAGTCACGGTGAAGGATGCCTGGCAGCACGGGGTGTTGCCGCTGACCACCACGGGTGTATTTGGTAAGTCCTCCAACGTGGGCACGCTCATGCTGGCGCAGCGGGTGGGCCAGGACAAGATGTACGAATACTTCCAGAAGTTCGGCATTGGGCAACCCACCGACTTGGGGCTGCCCTACGAGTCCTCCGGCTACATGCCAGCCCTGCCCCAGTGGTCCGGGGGCACCTTCGCCAACCTGCCCATCGGCCAGGGCATGAGCGTCACCATGGTGCAGATGGCCAGCATCTACCAAGCGCTGGCCAACAAAGGGGTGCGGGTTCAGCCCCACCTCATTAAATCCATCGCCGCCGCGGACGGCACGAACATCCCGGTCCCCGAACCGGCCTCCACGCGGGTCGTGTCCCCGTCGACCGCCGAGACGGCGGTGAACATGTTCCGGGGCGTGACCCAGGCGGACCCGACGGGGCTCAACCGGGGCACGGCTCCGCAGGCAGCGATTCCCGGGTACCAAATCTCCGGTAAGACCGGCACTGCCCAGCAGATCAACCCGGATACCGGGGCCTACTCCAACTCTGCGTACTGGATTACGTTCACCGGGATCGCCCCGGCGGACAACCCGCGCTTCGTCGTCTCGCTCATGCTGGACAATCCCCAGCGCGGACCGGACGGCGGCGCCGGCGGCACCGCAGCTCCCCTGTTCAACGACATTGCCTCGTGGCTGCTGGACCACTACAACGTTCCGCTATCGCCGGATCCCGGCCCGATGCTCAGACTGCAGGATCACTAG